The genomic window tcacatgtataaaaatattcataacagttctttttataatggcaaagaattgaaaatcgagGGGATGaccatccactggggaatggctgaacaggcTGTGGTTTATAAATGTGATCTGTAAGAAGTTATGAGTGATCAGACTTGAGAATACCCTGAACTACTTCACTAAAAGTgataaaaatggggggggggggtgtcactcAATTGTTCTGCATCAAAGCATTCCTTTCCACCAAGGACTTCCAAGTGAAATTTGAATTTCCAAAGATATATGCCccactatcccccccccccatacacaatACCACTTGGCCACTTCCTTTTGTAATCTAAAGGAAAGCTTCCCCCCTGCACACCAGTGTCCACTCAGGGACCGGATCCTCCACACCCAGTAGACTCTTCATTAGCTCTGACATCCTCAAACCAGCTGCCTACCTGTCCTGATAGAGCTCAGAATCACAGAGCTCTAAACCATTTTAGGCTACATTCCCCCCAGAAAGGATGACCTCCAAACAATCCAACTGCCTCTGTTTCCTGCAAAAGGTCAGTTTGGAGATATCTAGGAAGAGCAAGGTGCTACCTCCACAAGTGACTGTTTAGCATCATGATCTAGCTCCCAGGGTTTTGAGCACAAGCAGCCCCTAGCATCAGCTTCTACACTAGCATTCTGAAGCTAGTGCGTAGAAGGCAGGAGGAGAGGCCATCTCTGCTGGGCTGACCAAAGGCTGACTGGGTCCTAGAAGACAGTCCTTCTCCcctgcttcctggcttccttcaaggcttgGCTCAAATTCCCCCTTCTTTGGGATCCCTTCTGAGTCATCCCTCCCCTCATCAGGGTCTTCCCTTAGAGATCCTCTCCCAGTTTCCAATGACTCTTCCTGGAAGTCAAGTATCCCTGGAGCTCGGACCCACACTTCTCCGACTGAGAGAATAATTCAGCTCTTCCTTTCCCTGGACCCCATCACTCATCTCCCCTAAACAGTTCATGTCTTGCTAATTGCCCATCTTAGAACAAGAGCCTTCCAGCCAAGGGACCTGCCAAGTCATCTCTACCAGGGCTTTCTATAGGGCTGAGCTACCTCTCAGTGCTCAAGGAGAATCAATGATAAATACAAATCTACTGGGGGAATCGATAACAGAGCAACCTGGCAGGTTGAGCATTTTAAAACTATTGCCAGTTCTTGAAATAGCACCCAGAGACCTAGAGGAAGCCAGGGAAGAGATCCATGCTTGGATGCTATCAAAAGTTTTGTTTGTTAGAAACTGAGTGATGGGAAAAATCATTCTGCAAATAACAGATTTTAATATGGAAATCACAGCCAatgtagaaagaggaaaaatctcTAGCCAATTCAAAGGTCCTTTGGGGGCATGgatttccatattttccttcaACGGTTTTTCCCAAGAAGTAAGAAGCAATGCCCACTCATTCCAGTTTTaactcttctcccttttttctccatGTCCTCTCATTTTGGGACTCCTAAGGAGAGGAATAAAAGACAGAAGAGTGGTGAGAGCTCCTGATGACCTTCTCTCCAGATAGCTAGCatagaagaaggaggaagggtcAGAGGGGAGGTCCTATGCTGCTGATGGTCTTGAAATTGTTTAATTTCCATTCTGTGGAGGTAGATGAGGTGCCTGAGCATGGCCATTGGGCAAAGGAGAAGGACATTTACATGATCTGGGGTGGAAAGTCTGAGAAAATGGATAGAAGGCTAGCCCTGAAGCTGGAAAGATCCAGATCAAGTCCCACCTGGGAGCCACCCAGGCTGAGTGATCCCAAGCAATAATTCACCTCTAAATAACTACACCTCAGAGATAGTTCATCAAGCTGCATTGGTAGCAGATGTGTCGTGGGAAATTTCCTCCACTCATAAATCCTAGGTCCCATCCCTATGAAAGTGGAGACCCAGGCTGTCTTATTACAGGGAAAAACCTACCAGGTTTATCTGCTCACTCCCTGACAGAAGCCTTATGGAGGCTTACACATTCCCTGGGATGGCATCCATAGCGAGATATCCACCCCAAGGGTTCTTAGAGCCTATTTGCTTCCAACTGGTGGTAGAGCTTCCCGAGCCCAAACCGGTCTTCGCAAGCACAGTCTGCCCCACTGTACCTTGACTCCACTAGAGAGATATCATTGTGGTCCCCTTGGAGAACGAAAAACAACCACCCCTACCAGCCGGAGTAGAGGAACTTTGCTACAAAAGGAGGACGAGGAGCCCTGTCTATCCCAAATGACCCATTTGGCCTTGACCACCTTGCTCTACTCATCCAACATTACGGCCTTGAAGCATTTTGGGATGGTGTTCTGCTCCAACAACATGAGACCACTCTTAGCCATTTGTTTAGGATCATGCAGACCATTTGCATGCAGGGTGTTACTCAACCTTGTTAGAAAATCAATACCCTGTGCTGTCGGGAGCCTCAGGGCAAGTTTCTCCTGGTTTCTAGAAGAAGTTAGCCAATTGATCATCTTAAGTCCTCCAACATTTTCTGTGCCCTAGAATACTGTTGTTTGGGCTTCCCACTTCAGCTAAAATTCTAATTTAATCAATAGCAAATTGAACTGGAAGGGGGGAGCTCTAAAGATGTCTCCGGAAAGCATCCAGTGTTTTTGGGCCCCGGGCCAATCAAAACAGAATGAACAGAAGGTAGCGTAGGTGGGATAAATGGGGCCTCGCTGCTGGCTCATCAAGTACTCATAACAGTCAAAAACATATAACAATCAACTTGAAAAATAACCGGGTGCTCATTTGATAGCTGGCAGGCAAAGGGACCTTCCCCCAGCTAGATTTAACCCTTCAGGCGCAAAGGGAGGGGGCATAGTCAAGGCTTACCGGTCTTTCCCCGTCTCCTCCTTGAAGAGCGCATCGCAGTAGGCCATGCGCTTCTCCGTGGTCACATAAATCCGGGCACCCGGGTAGACATCCACAGCCTTTCTCAGCATGTTGAAGACGATGCCATTACCATCCCTCCTCATGTTCCGGAAAGGCCCCCAGATCACGTAGATGGTGGAGTTGGTCTCCTTGAAAAAGTAATCAGGATTCTTCAGCAAGAGAGGGACACTGGTGTGGGACACCACTCGGACCGTTGTCCTCCGGCCAACATCTCCCTCATAGCCCTTGGTGGGAGCATTGTTCATCCTCCAGACACACGAGGACCTGTCGATTTCGGTGCCCACCTTCTGGCCGACCATCTGACCGGAGTTGGAGACGATGGCACAGAGGTCACAGTCGAGCTGCAGAGGCTACCAAAGGAGGAGAAAGGGTTAAAGAGGAGAAACACCACAACTCTGGTGCCCATGAGAAGGAGACACTCTCTGAAACATGGCACCAGGCCTTTGTGAAGTGACTTCTGGGGAAAAGTCAATGCCATCCAGCACTATGGAGAAGGCCTACACCTATGTTAAAGCTAAGCAGGTGATCTCTGCTTAAGGGGAAAAACTTGGCCTAATGGATGGACAGCTGCAGATGGAGTCAAGAAATCCTAGGTTCAAACCCCTCCTCCCATATTTACTATCAGAGAGGCAAGTCACTTGGCACCTCTGTCAGTTTCCCcttttgcaaaatgaggatgataataactATAGATCTAGGTTCCAATCTCAGTTCTGTTCCTGCCTCCCTCTCtggtccttagtttcctcatctgtaaaatgagcagtttAGATTAGAATCCTTTCCAGGCTCCTTATACTTCTAAACCTTGGATCCTAGTTTCCCATCTCAGGGGAATTATTGTGAGattcaagtaaaataatttatgtaaagctTTTAGAGAACTGATGATTCTATATAATCTAAAGGATTACAAAAGTACAGATAGAtaattgaaaaaggtaaatgcaaCCAGGCAAtgactgaatatttttttttatttatttgtacaaagAGATGGTTCTAAAGATTTTGATTTTAAGGACAAAGGGTTTTCAAGAGGAACAGTTTCTCCATAATCAAAAGCATCTCAAGTCCAGTTCTTACATAATATACAATGCTGATCAATAAGTAAATCTATTTCAACCTTGGCATTCTTTGGCCTTTAGAATCCTGCCATTGCCAATAGCCAAGAACAGCAGGAATTCCATTGAAGTCACCTAGGAGAAGGCGCTCTAAAATCAATGTGGGTCCATTTTCCCCTCTCTGACACTAAAGAGCTTTTAACAAATGGCAGAGATAAGGAAACCAATCATTACATCAGGCATCCCACCCTGGAATCTTTGACCCAGAAGACGAAGGGTATCTACAAAAATCTTTCCTAATGCCTCTCCATGAAAATTGGAATGGTTTCTTTTCCAACTTTTGCATAGCCATCTTTAATCTTTTCTGTATCCCATAGAAGcaagttaattaaaaataatgtattaaaaaggaTGATATAACCTCCTAAAACTAATTTGCAGATTTAAtactataccaatcaaaccaccCAGAGGATACTTTATAAAGCTAGacacaataataacaaaattcaattgg from Macrotis lagotis isolate mMagLag1 chromosome 2, bilby.v1.9.chrom.fasta, whole genome shotgun sequence includes these protein-coding regions:
- the ST6GALNAC3 gene encoding alpha-N-acetylgalactosaminide alpha-2,6-sialyltransferase 3 isoform X3, producing MESRTQKRGSSPVLQAHLLLQRKSMIVVAFFVAFLLLLALRLFHEVDLPLVLSCLGQSGAKWLPFSMHRRPLRTHYGYIHVKTQEPLQLDCDLCAIVSNSGQMVGQKVGTEIDRSSCVWRMNNAPTKGYEGDVGRRTTVRVVSHTSVPLLLKNPDYFFKETNSTIYVIWGPFRNMRRDGNGIVFNMLRKAVDVYPGARIYVTTEKRMAYCDALFKEETGKDR